DNA sequence from the Kazachstania africana CBS 2517 chromosome 4, complete genome genome:
ATAAGCAAGTGATATATAGTGCGATGGATCTTATGATGGCCATTATAGGTAGAAGGAATTATGCTGTCGCTGTCATTACACTCATTCATAAAGCGTGTGTGCGGAATCTTTTATCATCGCAGTAAATCAGAATTTTGCACTGGcaagtaaaaaaaatttttttttcgaggaattttcatatataaaaatgaagctCATCGTTCATCTCGAATCGGAAGGCTAACTTATTCAATTGAGACCACAATCTACAAGAACTAAAAAATGTCCGAACAAGAAATTACCCACCCTACTATTGTTGATGGTTGGTTCAGAGAAATCTCTGACACTATGTGGCCAGGTCAAGCTATGACTTTAAAGGTCGAAAAGGTGTTACACCACgaaaaatccaaatatCAAGATGTTTTAGTCTTCAAATCTACCGATTATGGTAATGTTTTAGTCTTAGACAATGCCATCCAAGTTACTGAACGTGATGAATTCTCCTACCAAGAAATGATCACTCACTTAGCTATGAACTCTCACCCAAACCCAAAGAAGGTTCTTGTCATTGGCGGTGGTGATGGTGGTGTCTTAAGAGAAGTTGTCAAGCACGAAAGTGTCGAAGAAGCTGTCTTATGTGACATTGATGAAGCTGTTATTAGATTATCCAAGAAATACCTACCAGAATTATCCAAGTCTTATGACCACCCAAAGGTCAAGACACACATTGGTGACGGTTTCCAATTTTTAAGAGATTATCAAAACACTTTTGATGTCATCATCACCGATTCTTCTGATCCAGAAGGTCCAGCTGAATCTTTATTCCAAAAGCCATACTTCCAATTACTAAACGACGCATTAACCGAAAATGGTGTCATTACCACTCAAGCTGAAAGTTTCTGGGTTCACTTACCAATTATCAAGAACTTAAAGAAAGCTTGTTCTGATGTTTTCCCAGTTGCAGAATATGCCTGGACTTCTATTCCTACCTATCCAACTGGTATGATTGGCTTCATGGTTTGTTCAAAGGATAAGAGCGCTAACGTCAAGAAGCCATTACGTGAaatttctgatgaagaagaaaaggaaaagtaCAGATACTACAGTAAGAAAGTTCATGAAGCTGCCTTTGTTTTACCAACCTGGGTTGCTAAGGAATTACAATAAATTATGTAGTAGTCGTATATACAATACATATATTGCCAAAGATAAACTAACATTCTGCATCATTGTTATATATTCTGAAAATTCCCTAAATTTATATAGTACTCTGTTTagttcaataaattatcttGAATTCAGAAAAGCTTTTGTCCCAGTTCGTATACCATCTTTTTTCTGATTCTTTGTAGGCGCCTTCCTTCAAAGATTCATATGTTTTCTTATCCTTCATTGCGAAAAGTAACGATTCATGTAACTCCCTTCTATCGGAAAATTTCAGCCCATTGACATCTTGTTTTACCAGTTCATCCAATACAGGATAATTCATTGCAATTACTGGAAGACCAGATCCAAACAtatctaaaattttcatcggTAAATCCAGGCCTGAACTCGACGTATGTAGGGATATACCATAATCACATAATCGTAGCAATTTTGGATATTCTTCCGCAGATAACCAGAGAAAGACAATTGACACACGGTTCCattcatattcttcaaCTTTCTTGATATATTCTTCCTTCTGAGGGCCCTTTCCTGTGATAAAGCAGGTGATTCTAGGCAGAGCTTTGtcaaacttttcatagGAGTTTTCGTAAATTTTTAGAGCTCCAATT
Encoded proteins:
- the SPE3 gene encoding spermidine synthase (similar to Saccharomyces cerevisiae SPE3 (YPR069C); ancestral locus Anc_3.363) — its product is MSEQEITHPTIVDGWFREISDTMWPGQAMTLKVEKVLHHEKSKYQDVLVFKSTDYGNVLVLDNAIQVTERDEFSYQEMITHLAMNSHPNPKKVLVIGGGDGGVLREVVKHESVEEAVLCDIDEAVIRLSKKYLPELSKSYDHPKVKTHIGDGFQFLRDYQNTFDVIITDSSDPEGPAESLFQKPYFQLLNDALTENGVITTQAESFWVHLPIIKNLKKACSDVFPVAEYAWTSIPTYPTGMIGFMVCSKDKSANVKKPLREISDEEEKEKYRYYSKKVHEAAFVLPTWVAKELQ